The following nucleotide sequence is from Ahniella affigens.
GGGTGCTTGATACAGCGTCAGCCCTTCCAAAGCATAGATGGCCTGTTGTGGGCTCTGCGCTTGAATTGCAGCGTTCACCGCTTGCACCCATTGTGCAGCCGACCGCGCCTGGTGGTGTTGTGCCTTGCTCGACCAGGCCTCGGCCAACAGCTGCTCCAGTGCTGCAACGAATGTTGGCCCCTGATGCAACGACGACGCAAGTACTTGTTCGCGCAAGGAATGCCGGCGGCCGCGCATCAGTTCGACGTGCTCCAGCATCTGCACCGCCTGATCGATCAGCGCGTCGTCGGTCGCCGCAATCCAAGGTTGCAGATTCAGGGTTTCGAGGATGCTGGCCGAAGAGCGTGTATGTGGCAGATGGCCAGGGCAGCTCAGCACCGGAATTCCTGCGGCCAACGCATCGAGCGTTGACGTAGCGCCACTGAATACGGGCGGGTCGAGGCACAAGTCGACGGTGGCAACCAACTCGTGATACGTCGCTTCGTCGACGCGATCGAACAGATCGATTCGCGCATGCAATGCCTCGGGTAGCAGCGACAAGGCGTGTGCGCGGGCTTGTTGACCCGTCAGGCCGAGCACCAGCAGCCGCGCCTCCGGGACGCGTTCGAGTATGCGCGCGGCCCAATTCAGCAATCGCGCCGAGAGCTTGACCGTGACATTGATCAAGCCAAGCGTCGGTGGGCGCTGATCGTCCGCCTGGGGTTGGTCTGCCGGCTCGGGCGGCGGTACGGCGCACCATTGCGCAAACGGCAGGCGCAGCACGGGCTCCGTGCTCCGGTTGTCGTCGGGATCGGTCACGGCATCGGCAACGCGGAAGTCGATAGCCGGGACACCGGTGCCCGCCACGTAATCGAGCCAGGTCACTTGGAGCAGCGCAGGTCGATAAGCGAGGGCTTGCAACGTGCCGCCGAGGCCGTGTCCGGACAGATCAACGGCAATATCGATACCAAGATGTGCCAAGGCGCGCGCATAGTGGCGGGCCGAAATGTCGCGCGTTGCGACATGATGAACATGCGGCCAGCGCGCGCGTGCGGCTTCGAGTGCAGGCAGGTCGGCGAGGCCATGGCAGAACACCAGATCAAACCGTGAACGATCATGGTGTTCTGCCAGAATCGGCATGAACCGCTTCAGGGCTGTGTGCGCATCGACGCCAAGATAAGCGGTCTTCAGCTTCTTGTTTGGATCGATGGCGCGCGCCTCGGCCAGACAGCCGCCAGCGGGCGTAAAGCGCGCACCAAAGGCACGGTGCAAATCCAGAAACCGCGCAGGGGCTTCGGGCTCGCGCAATTTTTCCAGAATGAGCTGATTCTGCAAAATTGTGGCGTCATGAGGTGCCAGCGCCACGGCCTTCTCGATCTCGGCTAGCGCATCCGGGCCGCGGCCTTGCAGCGACAGGGCGATTGCCAATTCGGCATGGGCTCGGGGGGCTGCGTGCGGCGCTTCGGCAACGATTTGGCGCAGGCGTTGTTCGGCCTGATCGAGCTCCCAACGGGCCACGTTCAGGGCCGCGTGCTCGAATGCCTGCATCAAATCCATACTGTTCCGCTCGGAGAAAAGCGGAAGTCTAGCAGGCTGGCCTGGAAATGCCTGCCAGTTGGGCTTTGCACCCAGAGATGGGGATTGTGGCCAAAACGAAAAAACGCCCCAGGCGGGGCGTTCTTGATTTGTGTAGAGAAGACCCGAAAGTCACACGATGGTCGTTACGATTAACCCAGACTGGCAAGCCACTCGTCGTCAGAGCCTTCGTTGACGCCTTCAAACAGAAAGGTCGTGAGATACCGTTCACCCGTGTCGGGCAACATGATCAGATACACATCGCCTTCCTGCGCGTGATCCTTTGCGTGCTTGATGGCAGCTGCAAACGTCGCTCCGGCGGACAGACCGCAGAAAATGCCTTCCTGAGTCGCGAGCGCACGGGCGTAATCGCGTGCCTCATCATCGCTGACGGGCACATTCTGATCGATCACCGTCCGATCCAGCACTGGCGGGATGAAGTTTGGCGTCCAGCCTTGAATCTTGTGTGGGGACCATTCCTTGCCGGCCAGCAGCGCGGCGTTGACCGGCTCAGTGACCACGATCTTGGTTTGCGGACGCGCCACTTTCAGCACCTGACCCACGCCGGTCAGCGTGCCGCCGGTGCCGTAGCCGGTGACAAAGTAGTCCAGACGGCGACCGGCAAAGTCCTGAAGAATCTCGGCGGCAGTGGTGCTTCGGTGATAAGCCGGGTTCGCCGGGTTCTCAAACTGCTTGGCGAGAAAGGCGCCGTGCTTGTCGGCGAATTCCTCGGCGCGCTTGACCATCCCTGTCGCACGTTCCGATGCTGGCGTCAAAATGACCTTCGCGCCCAAAGCGCGCATGAGTTTGCGGCGTTCGATCGAAAACGTTTCGACCATGAACGACACAAACGGATAGCCCTTGGCCGCGCAGACCATGGCCAGCGCTATTCCAGTATTGCCGGACGTGGCTTCCACCACGGTCTGGCCGGGCTTCAGCAGGCCTTTGGCTTCGGCATCTTCAATAATGCCAAGTGCGAGGCGATCCTTTACCGAACTCATCGGATTGAAGGCCTCGACTTTCACGTAGAACTGGGTGTTAGCCGGGGCCAATCGGTTGATGCGAATGACCGGGGTCTTGCCGATGGTGCCGAGAATATTGTCGTAGATCATGGTTGCTGCCTTCAAAAGTGGGTCGGCACATCGGTGGCCGCACCGGTAGTGCCTGGGTACCGCTATTGTGGGCTCAAACCGGGTCGGTCGTCATAAGACCCGGCCATATGCATATTCAGGCATGAGCGCGCGGGGGCGAGCTCATTCCGTGTCGTCGGTATCCTCGTCGAGATTGGTCATCCCGAGCTCTTTGCTCAGGAACGCAAAGATGTCGGCCGTTTCCTCGATCTGCTTGACCGTCGGCTTGCCCGCGCCGTGGCCGGCACGCGTTTCGACGCGGATCAGGGTTGGCAGTTCGGCGTTCGGATTGGCAGCCTGCATCGCTGCGGTGAACTTCAGGCTGTGGGCCGGGAAGACGCGATCGTCACGATCGGCGGTGGTGACGAGCAGGGCCGGATAGCGGGTATTCGGCTTGATGTTGTGCAACGGCGAATAGGCATACAGCGCCTTGAACTCTTCTTCGTTCTTGACGGTGCCGTAGTCGGACTCCCATGCCCAGCCAATCGTGAAGTCACGGAAGCGGAGCATGTCGAGCACGCCGACGGCCGGTAAGGACGCCCGGAACAGATCCGGATATTTGAGCACGGTTGCCGCAGCCAGCAGGCCGCCATTGGAGCGCCCGCTGAGCGCGAGCTTGTCGGCGCTCGTGTACTGTTGTTCGATCAGGAATTTGGCGGCGCCAGCCGCGTCATCAAACACGTTTTGCTTTTGGGTCTTGGTGCCTTGTTCGTGCCAGGCCGGACCATATTCGCCACCGCCGCGCAGGTTGGCGCTTGCGTAGATGCCGCCCATCTCCATCCACGCAATGTTGGCCGGCGAGAACCGCGGTGTATTCGGGATATTGAAACCACCGTAGCCGTACAGAATGGTTGGGTTAGTGCCATCGAGCGCGAGGCCTTTCTTCATCGTGATGAACAACGGCACCGGCGTACCGTCCTTGGCGCTGGCAGCCTTGACCTGAATCGTCTCGTACTTGCCCGGGTCAAAATCGACCTTGGGGGTCTTGAACGCGCTGACTTGGCCGGTGGTGGCGTCATATCGGTACATCGTGTCGGGTACCGCAAAGCTTGCGTAGCTGAAGAACGCTTCGGTATCCGTCACACTGCCGCGGAATCCGTTGGTGGCGCCAAGGCCGGGCAGATCAATGTCACGCACCTTCTTGCCTTGTTCGTCATAGACCGTTACGGCGCTGCGCGCATCGACCAGATACGACGCAATGAACTGGTTATTGAGGTGCGACACTTCCTGAAGTGTGCCCACGCCGCCGCCGCCGGACGGAATCAATTCGCGCCACTTGTCGCGCGCTGGCTGATCGAGATCCAGCGCGATAAGGCGGTATTGACTCGCCTGGTCGTCGGTCCGTAGAAAGATAGTGCGACCTTGATTGCCGACGAAGTCCCAGGTGGCGTCCAGATTTTCGAACACAGTTTCGATCGGTGCGTCCGCTTGGCTCAGGTCTTTGACCCAGAGCCGGTTCCGCTCGTCGGTGCCTTGCGACCCGCTGATGACCAGCAGACGGCCATCATCGCTGACGGTTGCCGAGAAGCCCCACTCCGGTTGGTCCTTGCGCTCGAAAATCAATTGATCGTCTTGTTGCGCGGCACCGAGTTTGTGAAACCACAGTTTTTGAAACCGGTTGACCGCTTTGAGTTCGTCCTCGCCCTCGGGCTTGTCATAGCCGGCATAGTAGAAGCCGCTGTTGTCTTTCGCCCACGTGATGTTGGTGAACTTGGCCCACTTGATCACATCATCCAGGTCTTTGCCGGTTTCGACATCCCGCACGCGGATCGCGCGCCAGTCGGAACCACCATCTGACGTGGAATAGCCAAACAGCTTGCCATTCGGACTCGGCGCGGATTCAGACAACGCAATCGTACCGTCCGCCGACAACTCATTGGGGTCCAGCAGCAAGCGCGGCGTGCCATCCAAGCCGTCCTGAACAAAGATCGGCGACTGATTCTGGAGGCCGGTGTTCTGGGTATAGAAGTAGCGGCCGGCCGCTACTTCGGGCAGGCCGAATCGCTCGAAGTTCCAGAGGGCGCTCAGGCGCTTCTTGATGAACGCACGACTTGGCGCATCCTCCAGGTAGGACTGCACGAGTTTGTTTTCGGCGGCCACCCAGGTTGCGAGATCTGGGTCATCCAGATTCTCCATCCAGCGATACGGGTCTTGCACCTTCACGCCGAAATACTCGTCCACCTGCGCGACCGTCTTGGCTGCCGGATAGCCCCATTTTGAGGTCGCCTCACTGCCGGAAGCGGCGGTGGGGTCAGCACCCGGAGCAGGTGCTTCACAGGCACTCAGTGGCAGGAGCAGGGCAAGCAAAATGGCGGCGTGTAGACGCATGATGGACTCCAACGATTCAGGATTAGCGGGCGACCATAGCTGATGCCGGGCAGTTTTGGCGACTGACGAATGGGCCAGAAGCATTTGTCCGGTTGGTGAACGTTTTCTGGCGGTGCTCCTGACATCCGCCGTCAGCAGGAGGGACACATCAGGCGCCTCAATCTGCCGGGATGGCCGGCCGGCTGGCTAAAATACGCGAATGTCAGCGCCGAGCCCTCGGAAAATCGTGCATGTGGACATGGACGCGTTCTATGCGTCTGTGGAGCAGCGCGATGCGCCCGAATTGCGCGGCAAACCGGTCGTCGTAGCCTGGCGCGGCGCGCGCTCGGTGGTGTGTGCGGCGAGCTACGAAGCCCGCAAGTTTGGCGTCCGCTCGGCGATGCCCGCAATTCGGGCAGAACGATTGTGCCCGCAAGCGATCTTTGTGCCGCCGGACTTTTCGCGGTATCGCGCGGTTTCGAGGCAGACCCGGGAGATTTTTGCGCGCCATACGGACCTGATTGAGCCTTTGTCGTTGGATGAGGCGTACCTGGATGTGACCCAGAACAAACAGGGATTAGCCACTGCTACGGAAGTGGCGGCGATGATCCGTACGGCGATTCGCGAAGAACTGAACCTGACGGCGTCAGCAGGCGTGGCACCAAACAAGTTTCTGGCCAAGATCGCGTCTGACTGGAAGAAGCCGGATGGACAATTCGTTTTGAAGCCGCACCAGATTCGAGCGTTCTTGGAGCCGCTGCCGGTTGGTCGGCTGCCGGGCGTTGGTAAAGTCACCGAGACCAAACTTCACGAGGCTGGCTTGGTAACCGTAGGTGACCTTGCACGGGCGCAGGAGGCCGATTTGGTCGAGCGTTTTGGCAACTATGGCCACCGGCTGTTTTTGCTGGCTCAAGGGATCGATGAACATCCGGTCTGTGTCGACCGACCGACCCAGCAGATTTCGGCCGAGGACACGTTTGCCGAAGACGTGCCGCTCGACGCGATTGACGAAACGATCGAGCGTCTGGCCGAGAAAGTCTGGACTCAGGCATGCCACGAAACCGAGCGGGTGGCGCGGACGATCATCCTGAAGCTGAAGACGCGTGAGTTTCGAATCCTGACCCGATCGGTGACGCCGGCGGTGCTGCCGACGTCTGCCGAAGAGCTGGCGGCCGTGGCGTTGTCACTGAAAGCGCGTGTCGAGTTGCCGGAGCGGACACGGTATCGCTTGGCCGGGGTTGGTCTCGGCCATTTCCAGGATCGACAAGAGCTTGAAGTGCAAGGCGAGTTATTCAAGGGTTGATTGGCCCCCTGGCTGCTTGATTGCTTGAATGCCTGATCGCGGCGGCTATTCCCAAAACCAGGTTTTTCCCGATGAGATTGTGATGATCCAGCGGTGTTGCAGGTATGCATCAACTGAGCCCTCCCGCACCCGCAGGGGAGTCCAGCCGCTCCTTTGTTGCGCTTATTCGCGCATCAAACTGTCAGCGAAGGGTCGCGATTTTCACGACGGTGCGGTGCGGCAAGTAGCCCTCTCCCCAGCCCGCTCCCACTCGCGTGGGAGAGGGAGTCGGCTCCCTCCCCCGTGAGCGCGGGGGAGGGTCGGGGAGGGGGTTACTTGCCATCAGGATGGGCATCAGTCGTAGGTGTACTGAGTACATCAATCAACGGGTTATCGTGTGCTTGATGAGAGAGGGAGCAGGCTCCCTGCCCCGCGACCGCGGGGGAGCAGGGAAGGGGGCTGTTTGCGATCGGCTTCCAAAGCGCACCACCGATTGCCTGAACCAAGCAACGCGCGTTCCCTAATTACAGCTGGCTGGTGGGGTTCACGTTCAAAAGGCGCTTGCATTCTAAATCTAAATACGATTAAATCGCATTTAGATTCCGGAACATCATCGAACTGTGAACGCTTTGCTGTCTGCCACGACCTTGGTCACACCGCCTCACCCCGCATCACCCGCGGGGGATACGTCGGCTGCAGATCATTCGTCGCGGTCGGTTGAGGCAATGGCGCAGGCAATCGAGACATGGTCGCAGGCGTCGCATTTTGCACCACGTCCCAGTGTTTCCGCCGACGACTTTGGGTCGATGTGGGCCCGCTTGCGCTGGTGGCGGATTCTCGCCATCGCGCTCAGTTTGTTTGTACACCTTGGCGCCGGCATGTTGTTGGCGCATGCGTCGCTTGTGCATGCCCCGACACCTGTGGCCGTCGCTGAGCGCGACGCGCTGATCGTGGAGTTTCTGACGCTATCGGACCCGAAGCCGGTGTCGAAGCTCCCGCCAGTGGTGCAGAAAGTCGTTCCTCCGCAGCCTGCGAAACCGCTGCCGAAACCCATTGAGCCAATGGCGCAACAGGAGCCGCTCGTCGCGCCGAAACCAGCGACGCCGGAGCCGCCCGCGACGGTTGCCGTAACCGATACGCCCATGCCGGCGCCCGCGCCGGAACCGCAGATGCCGGAATTGGTCAGTACGCCCGTTGCCAGCGCGCCTCCGGCAACACCTGAGCCGGTCGAAGCACCGCTGACGGCGAGCGGCAAGCGCGCGCAGAGCAAGTACTTGCGCGAGTTGATGGCCTGGCTCGCCAAGCATCGCGTCTATCCGACCGAAGCGCGCAAGGAAAAGGCCGAGGGTATCGTGCAGGTTCGCTTTTCGCTCGACCGCGAAGGCCACTTGCTCGCCGCCTCCGTGCAACGTAGCGCCGGCTTCAGTGTGTTGGATCAAGCGGCGCTGGACGTGTTGAGGCGCGCCGCGCCTATGCCCGCATTCCCCAAAGGACTGGATCGTCAAAAGATGACGGTCAGTCTGCCTATCGATTTTTCCTTACAAACCGATTAGAGGTTTCCCATGTCGAAGATCAAGTCGGCCGAGCGCCGTCCGGCCTCGTTGCGCCCGCAATCTGCCCTGACCCTGCCGGGACTGGCCCTGGGCATCTCCTCTGCGCTGCTGAGCGGTGCGGTGTTGGCCGAAGAGGAAGTGGTCGAACTCGACACGCTGCGTGTGGAAGACCGTGCGATCGACAGCAACCCGAACGCCGAAAAGGACGCGCCCTATAAAGCCAAGACGTCGGGTGACAAGCGTCGTCGCACCGAGCTTGCCAAGACTCCTGCTACCGTGCAGGTGATCACGCAGACCGAGATCAAGGACGCAGGGGTATCGGATCTGCGCGATATCGTATCGGCGCAACCGGGCATCACGATCGGCACGGGCGAGAACGGCAACGCGTTCGGCGATCGCTATGTGATCCGCGGTCAGGAAGCGCGCAGCGACGTATTTATCGATGGCCTGCGTGATCCTGGCATGACCATTCGCGAGAGTTTCGCGGTGGACCAGGTCGAAATCGCGAAAGGTCCGAATTCGACCTACGCCGGCCGCGGTTCGTCGGGCGGCACGATCAATAGCGTGACCAAGCAGGCGAGTCCGGAGTACGACTTCACCAAGATTGAGGCAGGCGTCGGTACCGACGACTATCGCCGCGTGACCGTCGATACCAATCAGCCAATCGGCGACAAACTCGCGCTGCGCGCCAATTTGCTGCACGCGTATGAGGAAGTGCCGGATCGTGGTCCGGCCGAGCGCGAACGCGATGGCGCGGCACTGTCGCTGCACATTGCCCCGAGTGATCGGGTCCAGATCCTTGCCGACTATTACGGATTGAATGCGGCCGGCGCGGCCGATCTCGGTACCTATATTGTTCCGGGCGGCGGTCGCCCGGTTGCGGATTTACCGGTTTACCAGCAGGCCGAGGATTTCCTCGAATCGAGCGTGGACATCGGCACGCTGCGCGTAAACGTCGACACCGCAGCCGGCTGGCGTTTTGAAAACGCGCTGCGCTATGGCCGCACGGATAATGGCTACGTGTTGACGGGCGCCCGTGGCACCTCGCGTGCAGCGGGCGATACGGCGGCGCCGCTCGCGCCGACCGTTACGCTGAGTACGCATCAAGGCTGGCAGGAAGTCGACTACTGGGTTGATCAGTTCAACGCGTTTCACGATGCGGAGTGGGGCAGCATGACCCACAAACTGGTCTTCGGTGCCGAGTACGCCGAGCATGATGTGCTGAACGGCAACTACACCGTCACGAACAACGGCGATCGCAACTGCCGTACGGGCAACGGCGCTGGCACGTTGAACTATTGCATGCTCGGCCCGGATGGCAATGCGGTGCCAGACCTCGAGCACTTGCTGCAGCGGAGCATTGTCCGCGGCGCGTATGATGCGGACTACGGCATCGAGACGGTGTCGCTCTACGCACTCGACGTGGTCGATCTGACCGATCGGTTGCATCTGACGGTCGGCGTGCGGTGGGATGATTTCGACTACCAGAATACGCTTCGCAACAACGCTGGCGTCGAGACGGTGTATGCCTATTCGGACTCGCTGTGGAACGGCAACGCCGGTCTGGTGTTCGACTTGAATGACTATGGCAACGTTTATGTCAGCGTGGCGACCGCGAGTGACATCAATGGCGGCGAGTCCGACGTGGGCGGGAGCTGCGGCTACGGTGGTCTGTGCGGCACGCCCGATCAGGTCGTGCTAAGCAAGCCGGAGCGCGTCGAAAACATCGAACTCGGGACGAAGTGGAATGTGTTCGACGAGAAGCTGTTGCTGACCGCAGCGGTCTTCCAGATCACGAAGGACGACGTGATGGAGAGCGTCGGCAGTGCCTACGACACGCTCGGCACGTTGAACACCGGCAAGAATCGGGTGCGCGGCGTCGAGTTCGGGGCGGTGGGCAACTTCACTGAGCGCCTGTCCGGTCAGTTCTCGGCCAGCGTGATGGATTCTGAAGTGCTCGAAGCGTTCGTCGCCAACCAAATCGGCAAGACCCTGGCCAACTTCGCCGAGAAAAGCGCGAACCTGCAGATCAAGTACCAGTTCAACGACCAGTTCTCATTCGGTGGTGGTGCCAGTTACCAGGGCGAGATGTACGCCGGCCAGCCGGATACGGCAGCCACGTTCGACGCCACGACCGGAGCCTACAGTTACCGAGTGCCGTCCTACACCAAGTTCGACGCGTTCGCGAACTATGCGTTCTCCGAGCAATACAAGCTGCGGCTGAATGTAGGCAACGTGTTCGACAAGGACTATTATTTGGCGGCCTATCGCAGCGGCGCGTTCACCTACATCGGCGATGCCCGCAATGTGACCCTCACGTTCAGCGCAGAGTTCTGATTGACCGACCAACCGTCGAGCCAGCTGTTGCCGCCTGATCTGCTCAGCGCGGCCGACTACGAGCGGCATGCCAACGTCCGGCTGCCGCCCGCTGTGTGGGCATGGCTTGAAGGGGGAAGTGGTGATGAGGCGAGCCTCATCGCGAACCGACGGGCTTTCGAATCCTGGTCGATTGTGCCGCGGGTATTGCGGCGAAGCGGGCAGGGCAGTACGCGGGTTCGGCTTTTGGGCCAGCAGTTGGCAATGCCGATTCTGCTCGCGCCCATTGGGCAAATGGCGCGCTTTCATGTTGACGGAGAAGTCGCCGTGGCAAGAGCCGCTGCGGCAGCCGGCACACAGTTGATTGCGAGCAGCAACAGCAGTCTGCCGATCTCCGACATTGCGAACCAGGTCGGCAACAGCAGTTGGTTTCAGCTGTATTGGCAGGGTAACCGGGAACGGACGCTCGCGTTGCTTCATCGCGCCGAGGCAGCCGGCTGCACCGCCATCGTGCTGACGCTCGACACACCGATTCAACCTGCGTCGCCGCGCGCGCAGGTGGCGGGGGCTTCGGCGCTGCCGTTTGCGTGTCCCAATTTGCGCGACTTGCCGGCACTACCACCACGCAGCTTGCAGCCAGGGGACTCGGTGATCTTTCAGGGTGCGATGGCCGATGCGCCGGATGCCGAGGACGTGGCTTGGCTCCGCGCGCGAACGAAGCGCCCGTTGCTCGCCAAAGGCGTGATGCATCCCGATGATGCGGCGCTGCTGATCGCGTTGGGTTGCGATGGCTTGGTGGTATCGAATCACGGCGGACGCGCCTTGCCATCAGCGCCAGCAAGTCTGACGGTCCTGCCTGCGATTCGACGGCAGGTTGGTCCCGCTGCCCTAGTGCTCATGGACGGCGGCGTGCGGACGGGTTGCGATGTGTTCAAGGCGCTTGCGCTGGGCGCCAATGCGGTATTGCTCGGTCGCCCACAAGCCCATGCATTGGCCGTCGCCGGGGCACTCGGCGTGGCGCATCTATTGCGACTCCTCCATGACGAGCTCAGCACCTGCATGGCGTTGGCAGGGCGCTTTCGTGTGTCTGATATTGTTTGCGACGATTTATTGGCGAATCCTTGAATGCGCTGACGCTGCCACGGAGCAATGTATGTTGATGGTGCTTGATGAGGTCTTGGATGCGGCGACGGCGCGTCAGTATCGCGACGCGCTGCAGGCGGCGGATTGGCAGGATGGCAGGCTGAGTGCCGGAAGCCTCGCCAAGTCGGTGAAGAGCAATCAACAATTGGAACCCGACCACCCTGTTGCGGCGGCATTGGGCCGGCAGATTCTCAGTCGACTCGGTCAGCATCCAGGGTTTCTGTCGGCGGCCTTGCCGGAGCGGATTTATCCGCCGCGTTTCAATCGCTACGAATTGGGCGGCCAATTTGGATTGCATGTGGACAGCGCCGTGATGGTGTTGCCGGACAGCTTGCAGACCCTGCGCAGCGACTTGTCGGCAACTTTATTCTTGACCGAACCAGACGAATACGACGGTGGCGAACTTGAGATCGAAACGCCATTCGGCGCGCAGGCGGTCAAGCTCGCGGCCGGGGCCATGGTGTTGTATCCGTCATCCAGTTTGCATCGCGTGCGGCCCGTGACGACGGGCGCACGGATCAGTTCGTTCTTCTGGATTCAAAGTCTGGTGCAAGACGATGCTGCCCGCGGGATGCTGTATGACCTGGATCGCAGCATTCAGGGGCTCCGTCAATCGTTGCCAGCCGAGCATGCCGACCTGCTGACTCTGACGGGCGTCTATCACAACCTGCTGCGGCGCTGGGCGCGGCCCTGACCCACACGATTTGAGTGATGAGGCGAGACAACTGGCGCGCCCGGAGGGACTCGAACCCCCGACCCCCAGGTTCGAAGCCTGGTGCTCTATCCAGCTGAGCTACGGACGCGTGCGGATAGTCTAGCAGGCTGGAACCAAAACGCTCATGTTTGCTTGTTCTGATGTCGCCGCCACGATCAGAACGCCAGAGACGCAAACAAAAACGCCGCGACGGTTGGTCGCGGCGCTTCGGTGCGAGCCCGAGTGGGCGCGGCGTTACTTCGGCGGGGTCGGATCGCCACCCGGTGTGCCACCACCTGGGCCCGGACCATCAGCGAGATTGCTGCGCGCACGGGCATACGCGAAGTAGACGATGATGCCGATGACTGCCCAGATCACGAAGAACTTGATCGTCGGGTTCCAGCCCAGGCTGAAGAACAGGAGTGCGCAGCCAGCCACTGCCGCCGGACCGACGACCCAAATGAAGGGCGTGCGGAACGGGCGCGGGCGACTCGGCTGCGTCACCCGCAGGACCATCACGCCAATCGCAACGGCGAAGAACGCAAACAGGGTGCCGGCATTCGAGATGTCAGCCAGGATATCGACCGGGAACACGGCCGCAAACAGCGCCACGGCGATACCAGTGATGATCGTCACCACGTGCGGGGTCGAGTACTTGCTGTGCACGGCGGTGAACGATTTCGGCATCAGGCCATCGCGGGCCATCGTGAACAGAATGCGCGTTTGGCCGTAGATCATCATTAGCACCACCGACGGCAGCGCGACGATGGCCGCGCCAGCGACCCAATCACCCACGCGTGGATAATCCAGGCTCCGGAGCACGAACGCCAGCGGTTCCTTGGACTGCGACAGCTCGCCACCTGGCTGCGCACCGGCAGCACCGATAACGGCGTACGCAACAATCAAGTAGAAGACCGTGCAGACGCCAAGCGAGCCAATGAGGCCGATCGGGATGTTGCGATTCGGATTCTTGGTTTCTTCAGCGGCCGTCGACACCGCATCAAAGCCCACGTACGCAAAGAAGATCGACGCCGCGGCACCCAGCACGCCCACGCCGGACAACGGTGTGCCCCAGCCGTTTGGCAGCATCGGGGTAAAGTTCTCAGACTGCACAGCCGGCAGCGCCAACGCCACGAAGACCGTCAGCGCGATGATCTTGATCACCACCAGAGCGGCCGTGACTTTTGCACTCTTCGAGGTACCAATGACCAGCAGCCACGTCACCAGCAGCGATAGCAGGAAGGCAATCAGATTGAAGCCACCTTTGTGCGTCACGCCGTCCACCATCCGAACGACCGTACCGGCATCGGTGTGCTCGGTGTAGAACGGGCCTGCGGTCAGAAAATCAGGCAACGACAGGCCATAGTGGGCGAGCGCGCCATTGGCGTAGCCCGACCAGCCTACGGCAACCGCACCCGCGGCAATGGCGTATTCCAAAATCAGCGCCCAACCGACCATCCAGGCAATCACTTCGCCCAATACGGCGTAGGAGTAGGTATAGGCGGAGCCGGCGACCGGCACCATCGAGGCGATTTCGGAATAGATCAGCGCCGTCAACGCGCAAACGATACCGGCA
It contains:
- a CDS encoding Fe2+-dependent dioxygenase, which codes for MLMVLDEVLDAATARQYRDALQAADWQDGRLSAGSLAKSVKSNQQLEPDHPVAAALGRQILSRLGQHPGFLSAALPERIYPPRFNRYELGGQFGLHVDSAVMVLPDSLQTLRSDLSATLFLTEPDEYDGGELEIETPFGAQAVKLAAGAMVLYPSSSLHRVRPVTTGARISSFFWIQSLVQDDAARGMLYDLDRSIQGLRQSLPAEHADLLTLTGVYHNLLRRWARP
- a CDS encoding amino acid permease produces the protein MLFDRIKPLDQILATAEKKGLKRQLGAFDLTMLGVGAIIGTGIFVLTAVAANKAGPGMMYSFIIAGIVCALTALIYSEIASMVPVAGSAYTYSYAVLGEVIAWMVGWALILEYAIAAGAVAVGWSGYANGALAHYGLSLPDFLTAGPFYTEHTDAGTVVRMVDGVTHKGGFNLIAFLLSLLVTWLLVIGTSKSAKVTAALVVIKIIALTVFVALALPAVQSENFTPMLPNGWGTPLSGVGVLGAAASIFFAYVGFDAVSTAAEETKNPNRNIPIGLIGSLGVCTVFYLIVAYAVIGAAGAQPGGELSQSKEPLAFVLRSLDYPRVGDWVAGAAIVALPSVVLMMIYGQTRILFTMARDGLMPKSFTAVHSKYSTPHVVTIITGIAVALFAAVFPVDILADISNAGTLFAFFAVAIGVMVLRVTQPSRPRPFRTPFIWVVGPAAVAGCALLFFSLGWNPTIKFFVIWAVIGIIVYFAYARARSNLADGPGPGGGTPGGDPTPPK
- a CDS encoding alpha-hydroxy acid oxidase, with the protein product MTDQPSSQLLPPDLLSAADYERHANVRLPPAVWAWLEGGSGDEASLIANRRAFESWSIVPRVLRRSGQGSTRVRLLGQQLAMPILLAPIGQMARFHVDGEVAVARAAAAAGTQLIASSNSSLPISDIANQVGNSSWFQLYWQGNRERTLALLHRAEAAGCTAIVLTLDTPIQPASPRAQVAGASALPFACPNLRDLPALPPRSLQPGDSVIFQGAMADAPDAEDVAWLRARTKRPLLAKGVMHPDDAALLIALGCDGLVVSNHGGRALPSAPASLTVLPAIRRQVGPAALVLMDGGVRTGCDVFKALALGANAVLLGRPQAHALAVAGALGVAHLLRLLHDELSTCMALAGRFRVSDIVCDDLLANP
- a CDS encoding TonB-dependent receptor; translated protein: MSKIKSAERRPASLRPQSALTLPGLALGISSALLSGAVLAEEEVVELDTLRVEDRAIDSNPNAEKDAPYKAKTSGDKRRRTELAKTPATVQVITQTEIKDAGVSDLRDIVSAQPGITIGTGENGNAFGDRYVIRGQEARSDVFIDGLRDPGMTIRESFAVDQVEIAKGPNSTYAGRGSSGGTINSVTKQASPEYDFTKIEAGVGTDDYRRVTVDTNQPIGDKLALRANLLHAYEEVPDRGPAERERDGAALSLHIAPSDRVQILADYYGLNAAGAADLGTYIVPGGGRPVADLPVYQQAEDFLESSVDIGTLRVNVDTAAGWRFENALRYGRTDNGYVLTGARGTSRAAGDTAAPLAPTVTLSTHQGWQEVDYWVDQFNAFHDAEWGSMTHKLVFGAEYAEHDVLNGNYTVTNNGDRNCRTGNGAGTLNYCMLGPDGNAVPDLEHLLQRSIVRGAYDADYGIETVSLYALDVVDLTDRLHLTVGVRWDDFDYQNTLRNNAGVETVYAYSDSLWNGNAGLVFDLNDYGNVYVSVATASDINGGESDVGGSCGYGGLCGTPDQVVLSKPERVENIELGTKWNVFDEKLLLTAAVFQITKDDVMESVGSAYDTLGTLNTGKNRVRGVEFGAVGNFTERLSGQFSASVMDSEVLEAFVANQIGKTLANFAEKSANLQIKYQFNDQFSFGGGASYQGEMYAGQPDTAATFDATTGAYSYRVPSYTKFDAFANYAFSEQYKLRLNVGNVFDKDYYLAAYRSGAFTYIGDARNVTLTFSAEF